One Xenopus tropicalis strain Nigerian chromosome 8, UCB_Xtro_10.0, whole genome shotgun sequence genomic window carries:
- the LOC105948066 gene encoding cyclin-O protein B-like: MMETLSVGKRKRRREEEEEQEEEIISPGCSPEFKRAKPQGDLRGTSTPTAEEPVPEGEPWNTLTNLADALQTFREYGEECYLYKKGLEGGYQLENFLENQKEINAASWNHITTLMINVHRYLRLDFQTLCLGINFLERYVSCTPTDPDTLTRVGATCLYMAYKVAELRYPLPPKLFLPLFDYRMTPAEMRHLERTILRKLLFRLGVPTIDFFLEHFSLLRLTKEECSPAQLTRAAKSLTAARGIAALCLNQHHDFYMHQPSLMALCCLNVADKIYSFNNPVKVAPTDYPEHQIEECMEKICHLVSIGHYFLHPLLPGVYPAIFPAFNPPTTRPAATPTNQHLPEGRERTPEVASTSRDAAGSQHLEMAERSSHSQDMEGAGYVLHNTYWPTDPYRQVYMHPYMPTPPYWHPYMPPVSYWHPYMHTLPYLHPYGYIFPY, translated from the coding sequence ATGATGGAGACTCTGAGCGTTGGAAAgcgaaaaagaagaagagaagaagaagaagagcaaGAAGAGGAGATCATTTCCCCTGGGTGCAGCCCTGAATTCAAAAGGGCCAAGCCCCAGGGTGATCTGCGTGGGACCAGCACCCCTACAGCTGAGGAACCGGTGCCAGAGGGGGAGCCATGGAACACCCTGACCAACCTGGCTGATGCCCTGCAGACCTTCAGGGAGTATGGAGAGGAGTGTTACCTCTATAAAAAAGGCCTGGAGGGAGGTTATCAGCTGGAAAATTTCCTAGAAaatcaaaaggaaataaatgctgCATCCTGGAACCACATCACCACCCTAATGATTAATGTGCACAGGTACCTGAGATTGGACTTTCAGACCCTGTGCCTGGGTATAAACTTCCTGGAGCGGTATGTGTCCTGCACTCCTACTGACCCCGACACCCTAACAAGAGTGGGAGCCACTTGCCTCTACATGGCTTACAAAGTGGCTGAATTAcggtaccccctcccccccaaactcTTCCTACCTCTGTTTGACTACAGAATGACACCAGCTGAAATGCGTCACCTGGAGAGAACCATCCTAAGGAAGTTGCTGTTTCGCCTGGGGGTACCAACCATCGATTTCTTTTTGGAGCACTTCTCCCTGTTGAGACTGACCAAGGAGGAGTGTTCCCCTGCCCAGCTCACAAGAGCAGCCAAAAGCCTAACAGCTGCCCGAGGCATCGCAGCACTGTGCCTGAACCAACATCATGACTTCTACATGCACCAACCATCTCTCATGGCACTGTGCTGCCTCAATGTGGCAGATAAAATCTATTCCTTTAACAACCCTGTCAAAGTGGCCCCCACTGACTACCCAGAACACCAAATTGAGGAGTGCATGGAAAAGATCTGCCATCTAGTCTCTATAGGCCACTATTTTTTACATCCGCTTCTGCCAGGAGTTTATCCAgcaatctttccagcttttaatccTCCCACCACAAGGCCTGCAGCAACACCTACCAACCAACATCTACCTGAAGGCAGAGAAAGAACACCAGAGGTGGCATCAACATCCAGGGACGCAGCAGGTTCCCAGCACTTAGAGATGGCAGAAAGATCCAGCCATTCTCAGGACATGGAAGGGGCCGGTTATGTGCTACACAACACATACTGGCCCACTGATCCATACAGGCAAGTATACATGCACCCCTACATGCCAACACCTccatactggcacccatacatgccccCAGTTtcctactggcacccatacatgcatACACTGCCGTACCTTCACCCATACGGATACATATTTCCTTACTGA